One part of the Psychrilyobacter piezotolerans genome encodes these proteins:
- a CDS encoding murein hydrolase activator EnvC family protein has translation MKKLIFCLITIIITTTTFSNSLDEKKNQINQIENEIKRKGEEIKKNTQKIKTIDKKTETLKEQITRVEKELKIIESEKELLKAKIDVVSRKVDYGKRNLKFSSKELANMENDYVAMLQSWQKKEITDEVDTYNFKEILKANQERQEEIKSVQHNIKKVKEDIENEQRNLKKLQSQLAYKERQQESKKRQHNNLIAQYNKDKKLTTAKTKQAENTITNLQKQKAAIEKEIDNIIRTRTKQLGNVNYSTVAKYLGSFKSPISGRVVVGFNEAKVGGIRSSGQEIQGNLGDRVVSANKGKVIYAGKFMNMGKVVMIDHGYNLITIYGNLISNYVKLGQTVGKGSEIGILGLNLDGRSYLYYETRFNLKSSNPDNF, from the coding sequence ATGAAGAAACTAATATTTTGCCTGATCACAATAATTATTACCACAACCACATTTTCCAACAGCTTAGATGAAAAAAAAAATCAGATCAATCAGATTGAAAATGAGATCAAAAGAAAGGGTGAAGAGATAAAAAAAAACACTCAAAAGATCAAAACCATAGATAAAAAAACCGAAACACTGAAAGAACAGATAACCCGTGTAGAAAAAGAATTAAAAATTATTGAAAGCGAGAAAGAACTCCTCAAGGCAAAAATTGATGTGGTCAGCAGGAAGGTCGATTATGGGAAACGGAATCTGAAATTCAGTTCCAAAGAACTCGCTAATATGGAAAATGATTATGTGGCTATGCTCCAGTCATGGCAGAAAAAAGAGATAACCGATGAAGTCGACACCTATAATTTTAAGGAAATCCTCAAGGCCAATCAGGAGAGGCAGGAGGAGATAAAAAGTGTCCAGCACAATATAAAAAAAGTCAAAGAAGATATCGAGAATGAGCAGCGAAATCTTAAAAAACTTCAATCCCAGCTGGCTTATAAAGAACGTCAGCAGGAGAGCAAGAAAAGACAGCACAACAATCTAATAGCACAATATAATAAAGATAAGAAGCTAACAACAGCCAAAACAAAACAAGCTGAAAATACAATAACTAACCTTCAAAAACAAAAAGCTGCCATTGAAAAAGAGATCGATAATATAATCAGAACCAGAACCAAACAACTGGGAAATGTAAATTATTCAACTGTTGCTAAATATTTAGGAAGTTTTAAAAGCCCCATCTCTGGAAGGGTCGTAGTTGGATTTAATGAAGCCAAGGTAGGAGGAATCCGTAGTTCCGGGCAGGAGATCCAGGGAAATCTAGGAGACCGGGTTGTTTCTGCAAATAAAGGGAAGGTTATCTATGCAGGTAAATTTATGAATATGGGAAAAGTTGTCATGATAGATCATGGATATAACCTGATCACTATTTACGGAAACCTGATTTCTAACTATGTAAAGTTAGGACAAACGGTAGGAAAAGGCAGTGAAATCGGGATTTTAGGACTTAACTTAGACGGGAGATCATATCTTTATTACGAGACCAGGTTTAACCTGAAATCCTCTAATCCAGATAATTTTTAG
- a CDS encoding metallophosphoesterase family protein, whose amino-acid sequence MGKKYRILIVSDTEILGRYPMDKLKNMFSDIDFIISAGDLGNDYLDYLFTTLNKDVIYVNGNHVYKKGHDISFCKNIDGKIIKYKGLKIFGLGGSKKYSYQENQYSEFEMTQRIILNLGYLFWGNLDIMVTHTPPRRINDREDFTHQGFEVFHKILKYFKPKLWIHGHIHLVSHMDTQETIVGNTRIVNAYGYKVIEYMKN is encoded by the coding sequence ATGGGGAAAAAATACAGGATACTCATCGTCAGTGATACAGAAATTTTGGGACGATATCCCATGGATAAGTTAAAAAATATGTTTTCCGATATTGATTTTATAATTTCAGCAGGAGATCTGGGAAATGATTATTTGGATTATCTTTTTACAACTCTCAATAAGGATGTCATCTATGTCAATGGAAATCATGTCTATAAGAAGGGGCACGATATCTCATTTTGTAAAAATATAGATGGAAAAATTATAAAATATAAGGGGCTGAAAATATTCGGCCTGGGAGGGAGTAAAAAATACTCCTACCAGGAAAATCAATACTCGGAGTTTGAGATGACCCAGAGGATAATCTTAAATTTAGGATACCTTTTCTGGGGAAACCTGGACATCATGGTAACCCATACTCCCCCTCGAAGGATCAATGACCGGGAAGATTTTACCCACCAGGGATTTGAGGTATTTCATAAAATTTTAAAATATTTTAAACCTAAATTATGGATCCATGGGCATATTCATCTGGTTTCCCATATGGATACCCAGGAAACCATCGTAGGAAATACCAGGATCGTCAATGCCTACGGGTATAAAGTTATAGAATATATGAAAAATTAG
- the recN gene encoding DNA repair protein RecN — MLRELRIENLAIIDKLELEFQDKLIALTGETGAGKSIILTGINLLIGEKTNMEMLRDGADYLLAEGVFDADENQVRELHEMGIDVENNEIIVQRRMESNGRGKAFVNGRRVPMSNLREIMGTLVDIVGQHSHQMLLHRGNHIKLIDRFLNKDEHLIKDQLGSIVSSYEEIHRLLIQLSETRNNIKEKKDLYEYQLAEIEEVNLSENEDEELEDEYKILFNAGKITEKLKNSYYSISEGEINVTSLLHNVKKNMESLSGYGKDYEAIFEKVEKIYYEVEDLTYNIENIQDSMDVDEYRLNAVVDRLDKVNNLKKKYGEDIPEILGYQDKIKKELDLLDESDFEEKKLNKKMEDLLKKYKTVAADLSAARKVKAKLIEESLTSELIYLNMKDARFKVDFKVDEKISRSGMDIVEFMIAPNLGQEMKPLAKVVSGGEMSRIMLALKVIFSAVDNVPILVFDEIDTGVGGETVRKIADKLYDIGENAQIICITHSPAIAAKASQQFYIEKKNIQGKTIATVKNLNPEERIDEIARMLAGDQVSISVKNHAKDLLKGN, encoded by the coding sequence ATGTTAAGGGAACTTCGAATTGAAAATTTAGCAATTATAGATAAATTAGAATTAGAATTTCAAGATAAATTAATAGCTCTCACAGGGGAAACAGGAGCAGGAAAGTCTATTATCCTTACAGGTATCAACCTTCTTATCGGCGAAAAAACCAATATGGAGATGCTCCGGGACGGGGCAGACTATCTTCTGGCTGAAGGTGTATTCGATGCCGATGAAAACCAGGTCCGTGAACTCCATGAGATGGGAATAGATGTAGAAAACAACGAGATAATTGTCCAAAGAAGGATGGAATCCAATGGCCGGGGAAAAGCCTTTGTAAATGGCAGAAGAGTACCCATGAGCAACCTGAGAGAAATCATGGGTACCCTGGTTGATATCGTAGGCCAGCACTCCCACCAGATGCTCCTTCATAGAGGAAATCATATAAAATTAATCGACAGATTTTTAAATAAAGATGAACATCTTATCAAAGACCAGCTGGGAAGTATTGTCTCCAGCTATGAGGAGATTCACAGACTCCTGATCCAGCTTTCTGAAACAAGAAATAATATCAAAGAGAAAAAGGATCTCTACGAATATCAGCTGGCCGAGATTGAAGAAGTCAACTTATCTGAAAATGAAGATGAAGAATTAGAGGATGAGTATAAGATCCTTTTTAATGCCGGTAAAATCACTGAAAAACTAAAAAATTCCTATTATAGTATCAGTGAGGGAGAGATAAATGTCACATCTCTACTCCATAATGTAAAAAAAAATATGGAATCCCTCTCCGGGTATGGTAAAGATTATGAGGCTATCTTTGAAAAAGTAGAAAAAATCTACTATGAAGTTGAAGACCTCACATACAATATAGAAAATATTCAGGATAGCATGGATGTGGATGAGTACCGGCTAAATGCTGTAGTGGACAGACTGGATAAGGTAAACAACCTCAAGAAAAAATATGGGGAAGATATCCCGGAAATTTTAGGATACCAGGATAAGATTAAAAAGGAATTGGATCTTCTGGATGAAAGTGATTTTGAGGAAAAAAAATTAAATAAAAAGATGGAAGATCTCCTAAAAAAATATAAAACCGTAGCTGCCGATTTATCTGCTGCCCGTAAGGTCAAAGCTAAGCTGATAGAGGAAAGTCTGACTTCTGAGCTGATCTATTTAAATATGAAGGATGCCAGGTTTAAAGTGGATTTTAAAGTGGATGAAAAGATCTCCAGATCAGGGATGGATATAGTAGAATTTATGATAGCTCCCAACCTGGGCCAGGAGATGAAGCCTCTGGCTAAGGTGGTTTCCGGCGGAGAGATGAGCAGGATCATGCTGGCTCTAAAAGTGATATTTTCAGCTGTGGATAATGTCCCTATACTGGTATTTGACGAGATCGATACCGGGGTAGGGGGAGAAACCGTGAGAAAGATAGCCGATAAACTATATGACATCGGGGAGAATGCCCAGATCATATGTATAACCCATTCCCCTGCCATCGCAGCCAAGGCAAGCCAGCAATTTTATATTGAGAAAAAAAATATTCAGGGAAAAACCATAGCCACAGTAAAAAACCTAAATCCAGAAGAGAGAATAGATGAGATAGCACGAATGTTAGCAGGAGATCAGGTCAGTATCAGTGTGAAAAATCATGCAAAAGATCTATTAAAAGGCAATTGA
- a CDS encoding NAD(+)/NADH kinase: MKKKVCIIYNTSKKDAIKFYEVSKEFFENCGIEVQPEIEGSAFVVVIGGDGTLLKASKEIAAHNKFAVAVNMGSLGFLTDIRRIEALQVFEDVLMGNYKLEERHMLEVEVGGKTYTGLNEVVMAKGGILQKLIRIRASGEHYINTYRADGLIVATPTGSTGYSLSAGGPIIRPNLDVLLITPIAPHNLSTRPIIVDGKEEITLKLEEREGSAYVAVDGDDIIEITKDDTVKIKYSDKKLKLVLPKSRNYYSVLREKLKWGDKIC, encoded by the coding sequence ATGAAAAAAAAGGTATGTATCATATATAATACCTCTAAAAAAGATGCAATAAAATTTTATGAAGTATCCAAGGAATTCTTTGAAAATTGCGGTATAGAGGTCCAGCCAGAGATAGAAGGATCAGCCTTTGTTGTGGTAATTGGTGGTGACGGAACCCTCCTAAAGGCCAGCAAGGAAATAGCTGCCCACAATAAATTTGCCGTTGCTGTAAATATGGGAAGTCTTGGATTTCTTACAGATATAAGGAGGATCGAAGCTCTTCAAGTTTTTGAAGATGTTTTGATGGGAAACTATAAGTTAGAGGAAAGGCATATGCTGGAGGTAGAGGTCGGCGGAAAAACATATACCGGACTCAATGAGGTGGTTATGGCAAAGGGAGGTATCCTGCAAAAGTTAATCAGGATCAGAGCTTCAGGGGAACACTATATCAATACCTACAGGGCAGATGGATTAATTGTTGCTACTCCCACAGGGTCAACAGGCTATTCCCTTTCAGCAGGAGGACCCATCATCAGACCGAATTTAGATGTTCTTTTAATTACTCCCATTGCCCCGCACAACTTAAGTACCAGACCTATAATAGTAGATGGCAAAGAGGAGATCACATTAAAATTAGAGGAAAGAGAAGGTTCAGCTTATGTAGCTGTGGATGGAGATGATATTATCGAGATTACTAAAGATGACACCGTTAAAATAAAATATTCAGATAAAAAATTAAAGTTGGTGCTGCCAAAATCAAGAAACTATTATTCTGTTTTAAGGGAAAAATTAAAGTGGGGAGATAAGATATGTTAA
- a CDS encoding tyrosine-type recombinase/integrase gives MLEKVPGYKEFEKHMKDSSFSYNSCEAYKKDIDDFFIFIRYKPLNEIIKEDILNFIRDLKKVYSNNSINRKIISIRGYLKYFYKNGIIDSLPMEKIKNLPPEKRTLEILSLKEIDKLREVMDDSPKEYRDKIILDILYDTGILISEVLDLRCEDLISEDYKAITQIKGTKINKIPLDDSLSERLQIFIEEKRDELRNKNTKIFSSVSRQNYRARLIQYGKRAGLDREIYTHMIRNSVLKNILDTEGAHVVKERMGYSTIQNTSLYSSRNTGKIKEKYMEIGIGDE, from the coding sequence ATGCTTGAGAAAGTTCCAGGGTACAAAGAATTCGAAAAACACATGAAAGACAGCAGCTTTAGTTACAACAGCTGCGAAGCCTACAAAAAAGATATCGATGATTTCTTTATCTTTATCAGGTATAAACCTCTAAATGAAATAATAAAGGAGGACATCTTAAACTTCATAAGAGATCTGAAAAAAGTCTATTCCAACAACAGTATCAACAGAAAAATAATATCTATCCGGGGATATTTAAAATATTTTTACAAAAATGGTATAATTGATAGTCTGCCCATGGAAAAGATAAAAAATCTACCTCCTGAAAAAAGAACTTTAGAAATATTGAGTTTAAAGGAGATAGATAAACTGAGGGAGGTTATGGATGACTCCCCAAAAGAATATAGGGATAAGATCATCTTAGATATCCTCTATGATACCGGTATTTTAATCTCAGAGGTTTTAGATCTCAGGTGTGAAGATCTGATCTCAGAAGATTATAAAGCTATCACTCAGATTAAGGGGACCAAAATAAACAAGATCCCTTTGGACGACTCTTTAAGTGAACGATTACAGATATTTATAGAAGAGAAAAGAGATGAACTCCGAAATAAAAACACCAAGATATTTTCCAGTGTTTCCAGACAAAATTATAGAGCCAGGCTGATACAATATGGAAAAAGAGCCGGCTTAGACAGGGAAATATATACCCATATGATCAGAAATTCCGTCCTAAAAAATATTTTAGACACAGAGGGTGCCCATGTGGTAAAGGAAAGGATGGGGTATTCAACCATTCAAAATACCAGTCTTTACAGCAGCAGAAATACAGGAAAAATCAAGGAAAAATATATGGAGATAGGAATCGGAGATGAGTAG
- the era gene encoding GTPase Era, giving the protein MKAGFIAVVGRPNVGKSTLMNKIVNEKVAIVSNKAGTTRDSIKGILTIQDTQYVFIDTPGIHKPKHLLGEHMTNTAISALKEVEAVIMVLDGTQEISTGDQFVFDKIMKAPNTPRIAIINKIDLMKDEEIEEKIGEIKAKLGNFHKIVTMSAEYAIGIPKLLEAIDPFLEEGIMYYPEDMYTDMPMYRMIIEIVREKILTRTRDEIPHSIAVEIINVERRENGKDKYDINIYVERDSQKGIVIGKKGALLKAVGTDARKDIETLLEKKIYLNLWVKVKDNWRKKKPFLKEMGYNLDEL; this is encoded by the coding sequence ATGAAAGCAGGATTTATAGCAGTAGTAGGAAGGCCAAATGTAGGAAAATCTACATTGATGAATAAGATAGTAAATGAAAAGGTAGCCATAGTTTCTAACAAAGCCGGGACAACCAGAGATTCAATCAAGGGAATATTGACTATCCAGGATACACAATATGTATTCATTGATACTCCGGGAATCCATAAACCTAAACATCTTTTAGGTGAACATATGACCAATACAGCCATCAGTGCACTAAAAGAAGTGGAAGCAGTTATTATGGTACTGGACGGGACTCAGGAGATCAGTACAGGAGATCAATTTGTCTTCGATAAGATTATGAAAGCTCCTAATACTCCTAGAATTGCTATTATCAATAAGATTGACCTTATGAAAGACGAGGAGATCGAGGAAAAAATCGGGGAAATCAAAGCAAAATTAGGGAATTTCCACAAGATCGTAACTATGTCAGCTGAATATGCCATCGGTATTCCTAAGTTATTGGAAGCTATCGATCCATTTTTAGAGGAAGGCATCATGTACTATCCTGAAGATATGTATACCGATATGCCTATGTATAGGATGATCATAGAGATTGTTAGGGAAAAAATATTAACTAGAACCAGAGATGAAATCCCTCATTCTATCGCTGTTGAGATCATCAATGTAGAAAGAAGGGAAAACGGTAAGGATAAATATGATATCAATATCTATGTGGAAAGAGATTCTCAAAAAGGGATAGTTATCGGTAAAAAGGGAGCTCTTTTAAAAGCTGTTGGTACCGATGCCAGAAAAGATATCGAAACTTTGTTGGAGAAAAAAATATACTTAAACCTATGGGTTAAAGTTAAGGATAACTGGAGAAAGAAAAAGCCATTCTTAAAGGAAATGGGATATAACTTAGACGAATTATAA